In Streptomyces qaidamensis, one DNA window encodes the following:
- a CDS encoding cupin domain-containing protein yields MTPEDLIAHYGLEPIPSEGGLFRQTWAGPDRPDGRPEGTAIVALLTADDFSALHRLPTDEIWHFYRGDPLELLLLAPDGTTRTVVLGPDVLRGQHAQFTVPAGTWMGGRVAAGGSWTLFGCTMAPGFTFAGYEHGDAAELTARYPAEAAGIASLSRPASRPPSR; encoded by the coding sequence GTGACCCCCGAGGACCTCATCGCCCACTACGGCCTGGAGCCGATCCCCAGCGAGGGCGGCCTCTTCCGTCAGACCTGGGCCGGGCCCGACCGCCCCGACGGCAGGCCGGAGGGCACGGCGATCGTCGCGCTCCTGACGGCGGACGACTTCTCCGCCCTCCACCGCCTGCCGACCGACGAGATCTGGCACTTCTACCGGGGCGACCCTTTGGAGCTCCTCCTGCTCGCCCCGGACGGCACCACGCGGACGGTGGTGCTCGGACCGGACGTCCTGCGGGGCCAGCACGCCCAGTTCACGGTCCCGGCGGGCACGTGGATGGGCGGCAGGGTGGCAGCGGGCGGCTCCTGGACCCTGTTCGGCTGCACGATGGCCCCGGGCTTCACCTTCGCGGGCTACGAACACGGAGACGCGGCGGAGCTGACCGCACGCTACCCGGCGGAGGCGGCCGGGATCGCGAGCCTGTCCCGGCCGGCCTCTCGGCCCCCATCCCGTTGA
- a CDS encoding GNAT family N-acetyltransferase, whose amino-acid sequence MSDPYASRTPVHEQVVDGFGTVRVLPLDPDADAAVIHRWVGEERAAFWGMTELTEQQVAAVYAHMATLDTHHAHLVVRDGEPVALLQTYEPEADRVSACYDVRPGDIGVHLLLAPAGPGGGQPGWTARLVVAITAYVLLGLDRRRVVVDPDVRNEKAVARFLGLGFAPGPVVVLPEIDLPDVYLPEKKAQLAFLDRELMFPG is encoded by the coding sequence ATGTCTGACCCCTACGCCTCCCGCACGCCCGTCCACGAGCAGGTGGTCGACGGCTTCGGCACCGTCCGTGTCCTGCCGCTCGACCCCGACGCCGACGCCGCCGTGATCCACCGCTGGGTCGGCGAGGAACGGGCCGCCTTCTGGGGCATGACCGAGCTGACCGAACAACAGGTCGCCGCGGTCTACGCCCACATGGCCACGCTCGACACCCACCACGCCCACCTCGTCGTCCGGGACGGCGAGCCGGTCGCGCTCCTGCAGACCTACGAGCCGGAGGCCGACCGCGTCAGCGCGTGCTACGACGTCCGCCCCGGCGACATCGGCGTCCACCTGCTGCTCGCCCCCGCGGGACCGGGCGGCGGACAACCCGGCTGGACCGCCCGGCTGGTGGTGGCCATCACCGCGTACGTCCTGCTCGGCCTGGACCGCAGGCGGGTCGTGGTCGACCCGGACGTGCGCAACGAGAAGGCGGTCGCCCGCTTCCTCGGACTCGGCTTCGCTCCGGGCCCGGTGGTGGTCCTCCCGGAGATCGACCTGCCGGACGTGTACCTGCCGGAGAAAAAGGCCCAGCTCGCCTTCCTCGACCGGGAGCTAATGTTCCCCGGGTGA
- a CDS encoding penicillin acylase family protein, protein MATEIYRDAWGIPHLRAGSAAELAHAQGLVTARDRAWQLEIERHRAQGTSASFLGGSALAWDRFARRARLDDTARRCFADLERREPGTARWVRAYVDGVNEGLAGSTSPEFARTGLTPGGWEPWTPLGVWLATHILFAGFPAKLWREQVAAHLGADAIGLFAADGPGTSGSNGWLVGGERTVTGQAVIAGDPHRWIEDPGVYQQIHLSCPEFDVVGLAVPGVPGIAHFGHTGTVAWAITNAMSDYQDLYRERLRRTGAGVEALDPDGVWRRAARHTETVEVAGEDPVEAEVIETGRGPVIIGGPEGLDGDPADPSGLPVAISLRYPPRVTGDLGFAALLPLLRARRVADVDRAFDHWAEPVNVVQAADTEGGVLHRVAGRVPLRAETNSLRVVPAWEPGHEWRGWHATPRAGLTDGVAVMANQRGPAAPLGVEFAPPHRADRIAALLAGKERWSAAAMPAIHTDTHLASAAPLLERLAALDDLTSEAAALRDRLLGWDRRMDAGSADAALYAAVRGAVVRRLAAHPAFAALTTPPVYPEVFQPWLALVPRVGFALEHLLRAGELFGVDRPAAVRAAIEEVALRPPAGVWGDTHRLAPWRALEPEQPYDEPGLSGDHDCVLCTSGVPGLTERAARGPAARYVWDLARREDSRWVVPLGASGVPGSPHHRDQLPLWLAGDLVPVVTDWTTMQKECDV, encoded by the coding sequence GTGGCCACCGAGATCTACCGTGATGCCTGGGGCATTCCGCATCTGCGCGCGGGCAGCGCGGCCGAACTCGCCCACGCCCAGGGCCTCGTCACCGCCCGCGACCGGGCCTGGCAGCTGGAGATCGAGCGGCACCGGGCGCAGGGCACCTCGGCGTCCTTCCTCGGCGGGAGCGCCCTGGCCTGGGACCGGTTCGCCAGACGGGCCCGGCTCGACGACACCGCCAGACGCTGCTTCGCGGATCTGGAGAGACGGGAGCCCGGGACGGCGCGGTGGGTGCGCGCGTACGTCGACGGGGTCAACGAGGGTCTGGCCGGCAGCACCTCCCCCGAGTTCGCCCGCACCGGTCTCACCCCCGGCGGCTGGGAGCCCTGGACCCCGCTCGGCGTCTGGCTCGCCACCCACATCCTCTTCGCCGGATTCCCCGCCAAGCTCTGGCGCGAGCAGGTCGCCGCCCACCTGGGTGCGGACGCCATCGGCCTCTTCGCCGCCGACGGCCCCGGCACCTCCGGCAGCAACGGCTGGCTGGTCGGCGGCGAGCGGACCGTCACCGGGCAGGCGGTCATCGCCGGTGACCCGCACCGCTGGATCGAGGACCCGGGCGTCTACCAGCAGATCCACCTGTCCTGCCCGGAGTTCGACGTCGTGGGCCTGGCCGTCCCCGGGGTCCCCGGCATCGCCCACTTCGGGCACACCGGCACGGTCGCCTGGGCCATCACCAACGCCATGTCCGACTACCAGGACCTCTACCGCGAGCGGCTGCGGCGCACCGGCGCCGGGGTGGAGGCCCTCGACCCGGACGGGGTCTGGCGGCGGGCGGCCCGGCACACGGAGACCGTCGAGGTGGCGGGCGAGGACCCGGTCGAGGCCGAGGTGATCGAGACCGGCCGCGGCCCGGTGATCATCGGCGGGCCCGAGGGCCTGGACGGCGACCCGGCCGACCCCTCCGGCCTGCCCGTGGCGATCAGCCTGCGCTACCCGCCCCGCGTCACCGGCGACCTCGGCTTCGCCGCCCTGCTGCCGCTGCTGCGGGCCCGGCGGGTCGCCGACGTGGACCGGGCCTTCGACCACTGGGCCGAGCCGGTCAACGTCGTTCAGGCCGCCGACACCGAGGGCGGCGTCCTGCACCGCGTCGCCGGGCGGGTGCCGCTGCGCGCCGAGACCAACTCCCTGCGGGTGGTGCCCGCGTGGGAGCCCGGCCACGAGTGGCGGGGCTGGCACGCGACCCCGCGCGCCGGGCTCACCGACGGCGTCGCCGTCATGGCCAACCAGCGCGGCCCGGCCGCACCCCTCGGCGTCGAGTTCGCCCCGCCGCACCGCGCCGACCGCATCGCCGCGCTGCTCGCGGGCAAGGAGCGCTGGTCCGCCGCCGCCATGCCCGCGATCCACACGGACACCCATCTGGCGTCGGCGGCCCCCCTCCTGGAGCGTCTCGCCGCCCTCGACGACCTCACATCCGAGGCCGCCGCCCTCCGGGACCGCCTCCTCGGCTGGGACCGCCGCATGGACGCCGGCAGCGCCGACGCGGCCCTGTACGCGGCCGTGCGCGGAGCGGTCGTACGGCGCCTCGCGGCGCACCCGGCGTTCGCCGCGCTCACCACACCACCGGTGTACCCGGAGGTGTTCCAGCCCTGGCTGGCCCTCGTCCCCCGGGTCGGCTTCGCCCTCGAACACCTGCTGCGGGCCGGGGAGCTGTTCGGCGTCGACCGCCCGGCGGCCGTCCGCGCGGCGATCGAGGAAGTGGCCCTGCGCCCGCCGGCCGGCGTCTGGGGCGACACCCACCGCCTCGCCCCCTGGCGTGCGCTGGAGCCGGAGCAGCCGTACGACGAACCGGGACTGTCCGGCGACCACGACTGCGTGCTGTGCACCTCGGGCGTGCCGGGCCTCACCGAACGTGCCGCCCGGGGCCCGGCCGCCCGGTACGTCTGGGACCTGGCCCGGCGCGAGGACAGCCGCTGGGTGGTCCCGCTCGGCGCCTCGGGCGTCCCCGGCTCGCCCCACCACCGCGACCAGCTCCCCCTGTGGCTCGCCGGAGACCTCGTCCCGGTCGTCACCGACTGGACCACGATGCAGAAGGAATGCGATGTCTGA
- a CDS encoding siderophore-interacting protein, with protein sequence MLRGKDFEFTVTDVEDVTPEYRRLSFTDGGLLAATGVHPTMWVRLWFDNAGKPHQRAYTLVDPDAETGTFQLEFALHEGCASDWARAAKPGDTIEATVQGTGFEHPDPAPSHLFAVGDPASLPAINSLLDALGSAPATVWFEGGDDDLPFRTDPDRHELRKVPRQDSGAHLVDRVRADLPGLLRETPDPYVWIACDTATTRALGAYVRKELGLPKQRVHALGYWRAT encoded by the coding sequence CTGCTGCGCGGCAAGGACTTCGAGTTCACGGTGACGGACGTCGAGGACGTCACCCCGGAGTACCGGCGGCTGAGCTTCACCGACGGCGGTCTGCTGGCCGCCACCGGAGTGCACCCCACCATGTGGGTACGGCTGTGGTTCGACAACGCGGGCAAGCCGCACCAGCGGGCCTACACCCTCGTCGACCCGGACGCCGAGACCGGCACCTTCCAGCTGGAGTTCGCCCTGCACGAGGGCTGTGCCAGCGACTGGGCGAGGGCGGCGAAGCCGGGCGACACCATCGAGGCGACCGTCCAGGGCACCGGCTTCGAGCACCCGGACCCCGCGCCCTCGCACCTCTTCGCCGTCGGCGACCCGGCCTCGCTCCCGGCCATCAACTCCCTCCTGGACGCCCTGGGCTCCGCCCCGGCCACCGTCTGGTTCGAGGGCGGCGACGACGACCTGCCGTTCCGCACCGACCCGGACCGGCACGAGCTGCGCAAGGTGCCGCGCCAGGATTCCGGCGCGCACCTCGTCGACCGGGTGAGGGCGGACCTGCCCGGCCTGCTCCGGGAGACGCCCGACCCGTACGTCTGGATCGCCTGCGACACGGCGACGACCCGGGCCCTCGGGGCGTACGTCCGCAAGGAACTGGGCCTGCCCAAGCAGCGGGTGCACGCGCTGGGGTACTGGCGGGCGACCTGA
- a CDS encoding HhH-GPD-type base excision DNA repair protein: MDVTLHLAQDPEADALLGRSPLAALVGMLLDQQVPMEWAFKGPATIAQRLGGDDLDAHEIAAHEPEAFAALLSQKPAVHRYPGSMAKRIQQLCAYLVEHYDGDAEAVWKDAGTGKDLLKRLAELPGFGKQKAQIFLALLGKQLGVRPTGWREAAGSYGEPDSFRSVADITGPESLVKVRAHKQEMKAAAKASKATGK; this comes from the coding sequence ATGGACGTCACACTTCACCTCGCCCAGGATCCCGAGGCCGACGCGCTGCTCGGCCGCAGTCCGCTCGCCGCGCTGGTCGGCATGCTGCTGGACCAGCAGGTTCCTATGGAGTGGGCGTTCAAGGGCCCGGCGACGATCGCCCAGCGGCTGGGCGGCGACGACCTGGACGCGCACGAGATCGCCGCGCACGAGCCGGAGGCCTTCGCCGCGCTGCTCTCCCAGAAGCCGGCGGTGCACCGCTACCCGGGCTCCATGGCCAAGCGGATCCAGCAGCTGTGCGCGTACCTCGTCGAGCACTACGACGGTGACGCCGAGGCCGTCTGGAAGGACGCCGGCACCGGCAAGGACCTGCTGAAGCGGCTCGCGGAACTGCCCGGCTTCGGCAAACAGAAGGCCCAGATCTTCCTCGCCCTCCTCGGCAAGCAGCTCGGGGTGCGGCCCACGGGCTGGCGAGAGGCCGCGGGCTCCTACGGCGAGCCGGACTCGTTCCGCTCGGTCGCCGACATCACCGGCCCCGAGTCACTGGTCAAGGTACGGGCCCACAAGCAGGAGATGAAGGCAGCGGCCAAGGCGTCGAAGGCCACCGGAAAGTAG
- a CDS encoding type II toxin-antitoxin system VapB family antitoxin: protein MIFKRIGNGRPYPDHGRESTRQWADVAPRPVRLDQLVTTKGQLDLETLLAEDSTFYGDLFAHVVKWQGDLYLEDGLHRAVRAALQQRQVLHARVLELD, encoded by the coding sequence GTGATCTTCAAGCGCATCGGAAACGGCCGGCCGTACCCCGACCACGGCCGGGAAAGCACCCGGCAGTGGGCGGACGTCGCGCCGCGCCCGGTCCGCCTCGATCAGCTCGTGACGACCAAGGGTCAGCTCGATCTGGAAACACTGCTCGCCGAGGACTCGACGTTCTACGGCGACCTCTTCGCGCACGTCGTGAAGTGGCAGGGCGACCTGTACCTGGAGGACGGGCTGCACCGCGCGGTGCGGGCGGCACTCCAGCAGCGCCAGGTGCTGCACGCACGCGTGCTCGAACTGGACTGA
- a CDS encoding LytR C-terminal domain-containing protein, with protein MGGKYRIKGNKYPRMRRPRRRGRLVVLTVASVVVLGVGGWGTLQLIDVFTGGGRKASAAGDGTDCGTTTKASPSPSAEPLPQPRTITVNVLNATTRAGLAKKTADELKKRGFKIGDVGNATKQYDKKVKGTGLLLGPAAALDTSLPVLGTQLPGAERRTEASRKGAAVDLVIGDGFKELAKKPDADRALTKLATPEPAPTTKKGC; from the coding sequence ATGGGCGGCAAGTACCGCATCAAGGGCAACAAGTACCCCCGGATGCGCCGGCCCCGGCGGCGCGGCAGGCTCGTCGTCCTGACCGTCGCGTCCGTCGTCGTCCTCGGCGTGGGCGGCTGGGGCACGCTGCAGCTCATCGACGTCTTCACCGGCGGCGGAAGAAAGGCTTCGGCGGCCGGTGACGGGACGGACTGCGGCACCACGACCAAGGCGAGCCCCTCGCCCAGCGCCGAGCCCCTGCCCCAGCCGCGCACGATCACCGTCAACGTGCTCAACGCCACCACCCGCGCGGGTTTGGCGAAGAAGACCGCCGACGAGCTCAAGAAGCGCGGCTTCAAGATCGGCGACGTGGGCAACGCGACCAAGCAGTACGACAAGAAGGTCAAGGGCACCGGTCTGCTGCTCGGCCCCGCCGCCGCGCTCGACACCTCACTGCCCGTGCTCGGCACCCAGCTCCCGGGCGCCGAACGGCGCACCGAGGCGTCCCGCAAGGGCGCCGCCGTCGACCTCGTCATCGGGGACGGCTTCAAGGAGCTGGCGAAAAAGCCGGACGCCGACCGGGCGCTGACCAAGCTGGCCACACCCGAGCCGGCGCCCACGACGAAGAAGGGCTGCTGA
- the upp gene encoding uracil phosphoribosyltransferase has translation MRLHVVDHPLVAHKLTTLRDQRTDSATFRRLADELVTLLAYEATRDVRTEQVDIQTPVARTTGVKLSHPRPLVVPILRAGLGMLDGMVRLLPTAEVGFLGMIRNEETLQASTYATRMPEDLSGRQVYVLDPMLATGGTLVAAIQELIRRGADDVTAVVLLAAPEGVEIMERELAGTPVTVVTASVDEHLNEHGYIVPGLGDAGDRMYGAAE, from the coding sequence ATGCGCCTCCACGTCGTCGACCACCCTCTGGTCGCACACAAGCTCACCACGCTGCGCGACCAGCGCACCGACTCCGCGACCTTCCGCCGTCTCGCCGACGAGCTGGTCACCCTGCTCGCCTACGAGGCCACGCGTGACGTGCGCACCGAACAGGTCGACATCCAGACGCCGGTCGCGCGGACCACGGGCGTCAAGCTGTCCCACCCGCGGCCACTGGTGGTGCCGATCCTGCGGGCCGGGCTCGGCATGCTGGACGGCATGGTCCGGCTGCTGCCGACCGCCGAGGTGGGCTTCCTCGGCATGATCCGCAACGAGGAGACGCTGCAGGCCTCCACGTACGCGACGCGGATGCCGGAGGACCTGTCGGGGCGTCAGGTGTACGTGCTCGACCCGATGCTCGCCACCGGCGGCACGCTGGTCGCGGCGATCCAGGAGCTGATCCGGCGCGGCGCCGACGACGTGACCGCCGTGGTGCTGCTGGCCGCCCCGGAGGGCGTCGAGATCATGGAGCGCGAGCTCGCGGGCACGCCGGTGACGGTCGTGACCGCCTCGGTCGACGAGCACCTGAACGAGCACGGCTACATCGTCCCGGGCCTCGGAGACGCGGGCGACCGCATGTACGGGGCGGCCGAGTAG
- the tadA gene encoding tRNA adenosine(34) deaminase TadA, which yields MRLALDEAAGAVRGGDVPVGAVVLAPDGATVLAAGHNEREAGGDPTAHAELLALRRAAAALGAWRLAGCTLVVTLEPCTMCAGAIQQSRVDRLVYGARDEKAGAAGSLWDLVRDRRLNHRPEVIEGVLAEECAGLLTAFFRDR from the coding sequence ATGCGACTCGCCCTGGACGAGGCCGCCGGGGCCGTCCGGGGCGGGGACGTCCCCGTCGGCGCCGTCGTCCTGGCCCCGGACGGCGCGACCGTGCTCGCGGCCGGGCACAACGAACGCGAGGCCGGCGGCGATCCGACGGCTCACGCGGAGCTCCTCGCCCTGCGGCGGGCCGCGGCCGCCCTCGGCGCGTGGCGGCTCGCCGGCTGCACCCTCGTGGTCACGCTGGAGCCCTGCACGATGTGCGCGGGCGCGATCCAGCAGTCCCGCGTCGACCGGCTCGTCTACGGCGCCCGCGACGAGAAGGCCGGCGCGGCCGGTTCCCTCTGGGATCTGGTCCGCGACCGGCGGCTCAATCACCGGCCCGAGGTGATCGAGGGCGTGCTCGCCGAGGAGTGCGCCGGGCTGCTCACGGCGTTCTTCCGGGACCGCTGA
- a CDS encoding Dabb family protein gives MIRHLVLFRLNEGVERDDARVVKGVEAFRALEGSIPEIHFWELGWNVSDRPIAYDFAINSAFDDADALRRYVEHPDHQAGVALWREFATWVIADYEF, from the coding sequence ATGATCCGCCACCTGGTTCTCTTCAGGCTCAACGAGGGCGTCGAGCGCGACGACGCCCGGGTCGTGAAGGGCGTCGAGGCCTTCCGCGCCCTGGAGGGCTCGATCCCCGAGATCCACTTCTGGGAGCTCGGCTGGAACGTCAGCGACCGCCCCATCGCGTACGACTTCGCCATCAACTCCGCCTTCGACGACGCGGACGCGCTGCGCCGGTACGTGGAGCACCCGGACCACCAGGCGGGTGTCGCGCTGTGGCGGGAGTTCGCCACGTGGGTGATCGCGGACTACGAGTTCTGA
- a CDS encoding RNA polymerase sigma factor SigF, translating to MLASTAPQAPTSETPEAPEAPETAPPAPPAPQRSRGADTRALTQVLFAQLKELQPGTPEHDRVRGALIEANLPLVRYAAARFRSRNEPMEDVVQVGTIGLINAIDRFDPDRGVQFPTFAMPTVVGEIKRYFRDNVRTVHVPRRLHELWVQVNSATEDLTTSFGRTPTTSEIAARLRITEGEVLSCIEAGRSYHATSLEAAQEGDGLPGLLDRLGYEDPALDGVEHRDLVRHLLVQLPEREQRILLLRYYSNLTQSQISAELGVSQMHVSRLLARSFQRLRSANRIDA from the coding sequence GTGCTGGCCAGTACCGCACCTCAGGCACCCACCTCGGAAACCCCGGAAGCCCCGGAAGCCCCGGAAACCGCTCCACCCGCTCCACCCGCTCCCCAGCGGAGCCGTGGGGCCGACACCCGCGCTCTCACCCAGGTCCTCTTCGCGCAGCTCAAGGAGCTCCAGCCGGGCACCCCGGAGCACGACCGCGTACGCGGGGCGCTCATCGAGGCCAATCTCCCGCTCGTGCGCTACGCGGCCGCCCGGTTCCGCTCCCGCAACGAGCCGATGGAGGACGTCGTCCAGGTCGGCACCATCGGGCTCATCAACGCCATCGACCGCTTCGACCCGGACCGGGGCGTGCAGTTCCCGACGTTCGCGATGCCGACGGTCGTCGGCGAGATCAAGCGGTACTTCCGCGACAACGTCCGCACGGTCCATGTGCCGCGGCGGCTGCACGAGCTGTGGGTGCAGGTCAACAGCGCGACGGAGGACCTGACGACCTCCTTCGGGCGCACCCCGACGACCTCGGAGATCGCCGCGCGGCTGCGCATCACCGAGGGCGAGGTGCTGTCCTGCATCGAGGCCGGGCGGTCGTACCACGCGACCTCCCTGGAGGCCGCGCAGGAGGGCGACGGGCTGCCGGGGCTGCTGGACCGGCTCGGTTACGAGGATCCCGCGCTGGACGGCGTGGAGCACCGGGATCTCGTACGGCACCTGCTCGTTCAGCTGCCCGAGCGGGAGCAGCGGATCCTGCTGCTGAGGTACTACAGCAATCTCACGCAGTCCCAGATCTCCGCGGAGCTCGGCGTCTCGCAGATGCACGTGTCGCGGCTACTCGCGCGTAGCTTCCAGAGGTTGCGGTCTGCGAACCGCATCGACGCGTAA
- a CDS encoding RNA polymerase sigma factor SigF produces MSAEQGSSKVLTLAESETAPHALDSLGPIDDVPAVPAEPVPVLPAAGAIDTRTLSRSLFLRLAALDEDSPERAYVRDTLIELNLPLVRYAAARFRSRNEPMEDIVQVGTIGLIKAIDRFDCERGVEFPTFAMPTVVGEIKRFFRDTSWSVRVPRRLQELRLALTKASDELSQKLDRSPTVTELASVLGVSEEDVVDGLAVGNAYTASSLDSPAPEDDGGEGSLADRLGYEDTALEGVEYRESLKPLLAKLPPRERRIIMLRFFANMTQSQIGEEVGISQMHVSRLLTRTLAQLREGLISD; encoded by the coding sequence ATGTCCGCAGAACAGGGCAGCTCGAAGGTGCTCACGCTCGCGGAGAGCGAGACAGCTCCCCATGCTCTCGACTCACTCGGCCCCATCGATGACGTACCGGCCGTTCCGGCCGAGCCCGTCCCGGTCCTTCCGGCTGCGGGCGCCATCGACACCCGCACCCTGTCCCGCTCCCTGTTCCTGCGGCTGGCCGCGCTCGACGAGGACAGCCCCGAGCGTGCGTACGTCCGTGACACGCTCATCGAGCTCAACCTCCCGCTCGTGCGGTACGCCGCCGCGCGGTTCCGGTCCCGGAACGAGCCGATGGAGGACATCGTCCAGGTCGGCACGATCGGGCTGATCAAGGCGATCGACCGGTTCGACTGCGAACGGGGCGTCGAGTTCCCCACGTTCGCGATGCCAACCGTCGTGGGCGAGATCAAGCGGTTCTTCCGCGACACGTCGTGGTCGGTGCGGGTGCCGCGCAGACTGCAGGAGCTGCGGCTCGCTCTGACCAAGGCCAGTGACGAGCTCTCGCAGAAGCTGGACCGGTCGCCGACGGTCACCGAACTCGCCTCCGTGCTGGGCGTGTCCGAGGAGGACGTCGTCGACGGGCTGGCGGTGGGGAACGCCTACACGGCGTCCTCGCTGGACTCGCCGGCGCCGGAGGACGACGGTGGCGAGGGATCGCTGGCGGACCGGCTGGGGTACGAGGACACCGCGCTGGAGGGTGTGGAGTACCGGGAGTCCCTGAAGCCGCTGCTGGCGAAGCTGCCGCCCCGTGAGCGGCGGATCATCATGCTGCGGTTCTTCGCGAACATGACGCAGTCGCAGATCGGCGAGGAGGTCGGCATCTCGCAGATGCACGTCTCCCGGCTGCTGACCCGGACGCTGGCGCAGCTCCGGGAAGGCCTGATCTCGGACTGA
- a CDS encoding MarR family winged helix-turn-helix transcriptional regulator: MAEQAQYEELVRQFSAFGAVKRELGRIMPAECPGGSAAVLTLLGRHGDMRMSKLAELLAVDMSVTSRHVAHVVDRGWIERSPDPADKRSRILRLTPAGHTQLDELSRRTTEVLAERLSDWSDEDVGRLTSLMARLRESFDCRPGTRAAPAAFDQTTRTPAST; this comes from the coding sequence ATGGCCGAACAGGCGCAGTACGAAGAGCTGGTCCGCCAGTTCAGCGCCTTCGGCGCCGTGAAGCGGGAGCTCGGCCGGATCATGCCCGCCGAATGCCCCGGCGGGTCGGCGGCCGTCCTGACGCTGCTGGGACGCCACGGGGACATGCGCATGAGCAAGCTCGCCGAGCTGCTGGCGGTGGACATGTCGGTCACCAGTCGCCATGTCGCGCACGTCGTGGACCGGGGCTGGATCGAGCGCTCCCCCGACCCAGCGGACAAACGCTCACGCATCCTGCGCCTCACTCCCGCGGGCCACACACAGCTCGACGAGCTGTCCCGGCGGACCACCGAGGTCCTCGCCGAGCGCCTGAGCGACTGGTCCGACGAGGACGTCGGCCGGCTCACCAGCCTCATGGCGCGGCTGAGGGAGAGCTTCGACTGCCGACCCGGGACCAGGGCCGCACCGGCCGCTTTCGACCAGACCACCCGTACACCCGCAAGCACGTAA